The genomic stretch AGTAGGCAGTGTATGTATTGTTGACTTTGTGGACAACAAGTGGAAGAGCCTGGTAGAAAAAGCAGTCAACAGctaaaacataaatactAAAAAAAACGATAAAAAACGAGTATATCATCATTGTATAGAACAAACAGCCcctgtattatatatattatcgTATTtagtaattaaaaattaaaataaaaatcaaatgtgtaaataaattaggtTTAAACGAACAAAggtatacataaattagGAATACGTGGTAAatgtaaaacaaatacaaattataaCACAAAACAAGCACAcatcaataaaaaatagaataataaaccaatatattaaacataaaagCCAAACAGAAACATAAATACGATTTTCACATCATTTCAGTAAACACAGGCCCAATAAGAAACATACACTTTAGGTATATATGAACAGTGTATCACAGCCGCATTTCCAAATTACACTTATTTAAGCCTGTTTTGGGAATCATTTCCACCGTttgatgtttttaatcCTCGATCTATCGTTCGGATCTCTCGGCGGGTGTGTCTTCTTTTTCCTTGGCTGCCTTTTCACGGTCTTCAGTTCCTCCTCAAACACGCTCGAATCGATCGAGGTGAACGACTTGTCTCTTGAGAGCCGGTTCAGGAACTCCAGTGTTTTCGCTCTGTCAGCGTCCGGGTACTCGCTCTTGAAGTTGAGGTACTCCTCGCCGAACCTCTGGCTGAACTTGAAGACCCTGTCCTTCgaatatatgtacacaaAGGCGTTCACCGTGCTCAGGTCCCTTATGAAGTCCAGGTCATGCGTGGCTATCATGAACCCGCCCTTGTATATGCTGTTCACAaccagcttcagcacctTCTTCATGAACAGGTCGAGGTGGTTCGTGGGCTCGTCtaggaggaggaagtgcGACTTGTTGATGAGTAGCAGCGACAGCAGCAGCCTCGACCTCTCCCCGAACGAGAGGTCCGACACCTGCGAGTCGACGTAGTCTCTGAGGTGGAAGCAGCCCATGTAGTccgtcagcagctccatGTCCACTCTGTCCCCGACGTACTCCCGCAGCAGCGAGTACACCGTCTTCTTGTAGTTGAGGATGTTTGAGCAGTTCTGCGAGTAGTACGACAGCTTCGCCTGGTTCACACTCATGAGCCCCTCCACCAGCTTAAAGTTGAACGGCTCGTTTACCAGGATCCTGTACTCGATGTCGCCCGCTTCGTACACCGAGTGCTCATCGTTCATCGTTTCCCTGTTGTACTTGTTTATCTTCTCAAAGAGCTCCCATGTTTTTGACCCCCTCTCCAccctgttgttgttgataTCTTCGTTCATGATCTTCCTGTCAATGCTACTTATTCTACTCAGAATCGGATTATCTCTGAAGCTCGCCTGCGATTTgaagagcagcttcagcagcgtcgtCTTCCCAATTCCATTGTCTCCCAGTAGCACTATTCTATCCGTGGGATATACCGTCAGGTTAAGCTTTTCAAAGACTCTTTTACCTGCCTCTGTGTCCAGGGTCACGTCGATCAGCTTAAATAGTGGCCCAAAACTGTTCAGCATCTGCCCTCTGTTCAATATGGCGTTTTTATTCAGCATCTTCTGGAAAATTGCGTTAAAACTATTCGAGTCATTGAACAGCACTCTGTTGTACGTCTTCGTGTACTTGGACAGTGGACTTCCTACCAGTCcgtccagctcctcctggTACTTATTCAGCAACTCCTCCTTTTGCGATATTGTCACTTTCAGCGCCTTTTTCGAGCCCTTCTGACTCACCCTCAACTCCTCTATGTCCTTCGACAACGTATTTATGTTCTTCCTCAGCTTCTCAATTCGTGCGTTCCTTATATTCTTCTCACTTGTTCCTTTAAGCACAAAATCGTCAAAGTTTCCTAAACAATCATCAATAAAGTTCTTCTCTGATATATCTAGCAGCTAACATAGACAACGTATAGTGATACATAGTATAATACAAACATTCACCAATGCATACAAGCATACGTACCCATAAACATGTgaataaacacacataccTCTGTAAGGCGTTATACTTCCGTCTCCAGTCATCTGAAATATTGACGTGCAAATCGAGTTTAGCAACCTAGTGTCATGGCTGACCACCAAAACTGACAGCTTTGTGTTCTTCATGAGGTAGTTAAGCACGTCAATGAGGAACTTGACCGTCGTCGTGTCCAGGTTATTTGTTGGTTCGTCCAGCAACAGCAGGTTCGGCGAGTGTAGTAGGAGCAGGAACAGGTACAGTCTCATCTTAAATCCTCCGCTCAGACTTCCCACTCTTGACTCGACCATACTTTCCATTCCAAATATTGGAAGCAGCTTACTTATCAGTGTGTTCATTTCTTTGAGCCTCTGCCTCATCAACTTCCCCTCGCTGTTATATAGGGATAAAATGTCACTTGCGATCTTCGAACATTGTTCAACGCTTATTAAACTATTAAAATACTCCAAATTGGCCTCAACATACTCTATTGCTTTGTTGCAGGAGTTGTATGTTACAAACACTCTGGATATCAGTTCCGAGACTGTAGCGTTATGGTCCAGGTCCAGCGTATAGTTCTGTCTCATGTATCCTACTCCTGAAAGGCTATAGATAGGCAACACCTTTGATTCAGACTCCTCAAAGTTCTCGTACAACTCTGCCAACTCCTGAGCTGTTACCTGTCCAACTTCCATCagctttaaaataaatgaatacaGGTGTGAATTCTGTGTGTAATCTTCGCCGCCTCTACTGTCATCCTTTACATTAAATGTTACATCCAAGCTTATGGACATAGAGTCCTTGGCCGAATTGGCTCCGGATAAACGGTCATATATTGCGTCAAACATCGATGACTTTCCCACTCCATTGTTGCCAACTATTCCTACACACTCTCCTGTGTTCACTGAAAATGATACTTTTTCGAACAATATCCTATCTCCTAGCCAAATTGAGGCATCTTTGACATCTAGAAGGACTCCTCCCTTTGAATACCTTCTAGAGGGAAACAGATCTTTAAAATTCCAATCAAAATAAGCTGAGGATGATTTTTCattgttaaatttagaagGAATCCAATCACTTTTTAAACTATAATCTTTTTTTATGTCCAAAGTTGTGTTTGCAGTGGAAATTGGTGTAACATTAACATAATCCTTTTGAAGcgattttaatatattacattttaaattataatcgTGTGtgttatgtgtatttaaatgCCTAAAACTTGAAActgtatatttataatttttataagtgagtaaaaaaattataaatataaataaattatgagAAAACTTCATAATATACTATATTACATACTTTAttcatgtttattaaaaaatgaaatttcATCTGgacattaatataaatattactaagtgtgtaaataaaatacaatgaATGATGCACAACAAaatgtaataaattaaataaaatcaatatGAAATGAACAAATAAgaatgttttattaatacacaagtatttattgtattgGTGAAGTGTAGAAGGTAATTGTATATGATGAAAtagaagataaatataatagaatATTAATATCAAATGGTTATTGGTTATTTTCATcctataatattttaaacattagttaaacatatttaaattggtGTCTATGTGTAAATCAGATAATTAATATCTTTTTTAACAATGCTTTGCCTGACTGAAATTAACCACAcatatgataaaatttgaGTGAGggaatatttatattaaatataagtttTGTAATACTATGGGAGGAAGATAGAGATGAGGTTCTTTTCTGATTTGACATCTTCCTATCTTCGTTCCATGTTTAacaacaaatttaatttttcaagGTCCAACGTATACGAAACGTTTTTTGGATTAAAGGTAACATAGTAATCATAATTAAACACAGTCTTttcataattataatttttatttagggTGAGAATAGTATTAGTATCCGGAACTTTAGTACGCGAtctaaaaatgatttgTTAAAGGATTGGAAGAACTACAGAGAAGCGTCGCGCAGCTTCCTAACGACGAGCCTGTCATCGTCTAAATTCGCATATGACCCGAACTCACTGTCAACCCTGCCGAAGTCATACGAATCTCACATACAGAACGATGTAAAACTCAGAAGCTGCCTGGGAGTAAACCCACTGTTTACACACTACGTAAATCCACTATCAATAGTTAAATTCACAACTaagtacctgctgagcTTTAGATTCTTCTTCATATACATGGCGAGAACGACCTTCCAAGTAAGTTAAAATGGGATAAATAAACGGTTAGGCCGCAAGACCACTGCTGGCATTCTGCGTGTTCGGAGAGATAATGAAGCTCGTGCTGGCGAACCTGAGCGGAGGACTGCCAGCGTACCTGTTTTCATTTGTATTGGCATTCGAAGTCTTCTACTTTTTCCTACAGCTGTACATCTCATACACCTTCCTCATGATGTTCTTCACAGTCATGTTCTAAAGAAGTGAACATTGagtatatgtaaatttCTAAACATAACCTTCGtaaaacagtaataaatcagtaaataactataaaCTAAGGGGGATTAGAgaaattttattacaaaaagCAAATTAAAAACCACGTAACATTAGAAAATATTAGGCGAATAGCCGGTTGTCAATTTAAAGGAGTAATATGAGCGACAAAATAGTGGAAGAGACAGTGCTAGTGTTGGAACAGCTGAAGGTGGGAATAGGAGTGTTGAAGAGGTTTTATGACTGCACAGAGGGAGTGCTCACGAGTTACAGACTCTCGTTTaagtactacaacaacagaACGAGAACAGTGTACATATCTAGCATCACTAGCGTTAAGATCTCAAACGCGTTCTTCCAGGAGTATATACTGCTGCAGTCAGGGGCGATAAGGTACTACATAAGCTGCTCAGAAGTTGAGAAGCTGTACTCGGAGTTGCTGAGACTGATGAAGCTGAACGAAGAAAACCAGGTGCTGAGTAGAACAACGACAATAGGAGGAATATCGAGAGTGGAAAGCACtaagaaggagaagatagaagaagcagaaagCGTACACGCGTCAATAAGTAACCTGAAGGaactgaagaagaaaacaCAAACGGTGAAAAACGTACTGGTGAAGCTGACCAAGTGCGAAAGAGAAGGATTCAACAAGAGCATAGACCAAATATTTAAGAAGCTGGGAGTGGAAAACGTGtttaagctgaaggaagaAACAGTGGACAAGGAAGTGATGGAGCAGATAAGGAAGCTGGCAAGTGTGGTACTGGCCAAGAATGAAACGGTGCTGCTGTATGAGCTTTACTGCGCAACTAACAGACTGACGCTGTCAAGTCTGCTCAAGCCGGCAGAGTTCTTCGAATACGTAAGGACGCTGGAGAGCCAGGGACACTGCACGGTGCACAAAATAGGAAGAACGTACCTGCTGACGAGGAGCACGAAGGAAGACGGGAAGGAAGACCTGTGCAAGGACCTGCTGCAGCTGGTAAGAACAGGCCCAACGGACTGCAGCAGGCTCGCGAGGGAGAAGAACATACCGGCGAGCCtggcgctgctgaagctgagcGTGGCGGAAAAGTCGGGGCTGGTAGTGAGGGACGACGCGGTGGGCCAGTcgtactactactacaaccACTTCGTGGCCTACCAAATAACGCAGTAACGCAAGTTGAAGAGAACACGAGTGCGTGTACGCGCATAATATGGTATTTGTGACTGTGTATGCGATCTCATAGCTATATAGGATTCACGATGTTGAATGTGTTAGTCATAGTAGCAGTGgcattattattataaagGTACGGGGGTATAAATAGCATTCAATGTACTGATGTGTGTGGATATAGGTGGAAAAGGTGAACAACATTAGGTGTTAAAGTGCGATTTGTGCTATTGCTGCCCTGTTGTGTGACAGGAGGCGGAAAGAAAAGTAATGTGACTCTTAACCTGGTCAATCTGGTACTTCTTCCTGCGAATGACGAGCTTGTTCTCCTCAATGGCGCTGGAAAGCTCCTCGTCAGAGCCGTCCTGTAGACAtgaaaaactaaaataaacaaacctCCAGGACCTTCGCTATGTATTCATTGGACTCCTCTGAAAAATGGTGAAAAAAAGGCTACAATACCTAATTTGGAAACGGCCTTCTCCAACTCGAGAAGAATATCGTCACACAAGTTAGGATTATCAGGCAATTTTAAGTCCCAGCCCTGAGTTAACTGAGATTCCAAGTCGGAATTGCGACGATTGTTAATGTAAATCTCAACCATAAAAAGTTAGGGCAATGAAAACTGAAGTTGACCCCAAGTTAAAATTATGGGATTAATCagagttaattttatggaAAACCGATCTTCTGCCCTCATATTTGTAgtttatgaataaaatgtcaGCTCTATATGATAGCATATCGACCGAGAGAGTGTACTGGGATAAAAAGTCGTGTTCAACCAAGAATGAGTGGCTGGACAAAATAGCCCATTCCTCAACAGTATATGTCGGAAATCTAGCCTTTTCGACGCCAGAGGAGCGTATACACGAggtataatattaatctCTACGTAGTTGcgttttattatacttttGGTGATTTGATTGTGCAACTATTTAATCACACAGTTGTTTAAAGACGATACAACCGCCtctaactatttatttaacacatataattgtttatatagGTGCTTCAAGCAGCCGGAGAGATTGATAGAATTGTTTTGGGACTAAACAGTATACAGAAGAGCCCCTGCGGGTTCGCCTTTGTAATATACAAGGACGTGAAGTCTGCAAAGAGAGCAATCAAAATGTTTAAGGGATGTATAATCGACGGAAGAGTAATAAGAGTGGATGCTGACCCTGGAGATAACGTGGATGAATCCAGAAGGTTCGCTAGGGGAATCAACGGATATCAGTGGCGAGATGCATTTAGGAAGGAGTTTGATACTAGCAGGGGAGGGCAAGGACTAGGTGTAGACCACGAGATATTAAACCAGAGGCTAAAGGTCCCACAGATAATGTCATCAACACTAACCGATAACACTAGGATGCTAAGATgattaaacacaaattcAATAGCACTATAAATACCTTAagatattttaaaatgcaatatatatataataatgtcgtaaaatgtgttatataCTTCTCATATGTGTGATTAAGTAGCATATAAAGGATAAGTTATTGGCATTTCActgataaataagtataaaaaagGTGAAAATCGAgcaaatatatgtgtataccCCTTTGTAAAAGGACGTAAACCAATAATAGGATGTTTTTagaaacaaatattaatagtaaTTGTCAAGActaatatgtgtaaaaggATGGGgtgattaaaaatgaacacaAGATAGATTCCACAAGAATAAGATATTTAATATCTATAAAATAGAACAAAAACCGATATTAATATAAGAAAGTTTAGTGggttaaatataaaaacataataaattcataaattgatataaatatatttattgatataaGTCAAAATCAAAATggtaagttaaaataaatgaacaaataaattaatgattaTTTTAGGAAAAATTAAGAGTATTTGAATTGAGAAATAAAACAGATGCTGAACTATTGAAGCAACTGGAAGAACTGAAGCAGGAGCTGGCAACATTCAGAGTGTCAAAAGTAACAGCAACAGGAACCTCAAAACTCTCGAAGATCACACTTGTAAGAAAAGCAGTGGCTAAAGTATTGACAGTGTATAACCAGAgaaagaaggaggaggcgaggaaaaaatacaaaaagtTGTCGAAGACACCACTCAACCTAAGACCGAAGCTTACAAGAGCGAAAAGAAAGGCACTGACAACGAAGCAATTGACTTTGAAGACAATTAAGGAGAGAAAGAGGACGGAGAACCTGCCGAAGCGCAAATACGCACTCCTAGCCTAAAAAGATAAGATCACAAATAATCTCGTCAGCATCTAAAATACATGTtgcatatatataattaaatgtatagtagctataacaataaattgGATATTTGCAATTTTGAACTTTTATGGGACCGATGGAAAGGTTTGTCGTGTGCACTACCGATCAAaaaattcattaaaataaattgtcgaatatatattacaaattgttcatttataaattgttattCTAATTGTATTAAAGAATGGAATCCTTACATTTTTCCAAGTTGGGACTGAAGGATATAGCAGATAAGGTAAATCAGTAACTAggtagataaatatatgtaaaataagtagtGTATGGCATAAGTGGCGGATGTGACAGACTAATGGTATGTAGCTTCCCGGAAAAAGAGTTTTGATGAGAGTAGACTATAACGTACCCATTAAGCAAGGGAAGGTGGCTGACTTAACCAGGGTGAAAGCAACCATACCAAGCATCAACTTCCTGCTTGAAAACAAGGTTAAATCAGTGGTGTTGATGTCGCACTGCGGTAGACCAGATGGAGAAACTGTGGAAAAGTACTCACTCATGCCAGTAGTTGAGCCGCTaaaggagctgctgggaCGCAAGGTGACCTTCCTGGACGACTGCGTGGGAGAAGCAGTGGTGAAGGAGTGCCAGGACCCAGAAGAAGGATCAATATTCCTGTTGGAAAATCTGAGGTTCCACGGCGAGGAGGAGGGAACGAAGAAGGGCTTTAAGCTGGACAACAGACTTATCGAAAAGTTCAGAAGATCACTGTCGAAGCTGGGAGACATTTTCGTCAACGACGCATTCGGAACGGCGCACAGAGCACACAGCTCAATGGTGGGAATTGACATGAAGCTGCGCGTGGCAGGCTTCCTGATGAAGAGGGAGCTCGACTACTTCGCAAAGGTCATGGAGAACCCGGAGAGGCCCTTCCTGGCGATCCTGGGAGGAGCGAAGGTGAAGGACAAGGTGAAGCTGATCATgtcgctgctggagaaggtAGATGCGCTCATCATAGGAGGCGCGATGGCGTACACCTTCAAAAACGTGCTCATGGGCATGCCTGTGGGCAACTCGCTGTTCGACGCGGAGAGCACGCACCTGGTGAAGGACATCGTCGACATGGCTAAAGAGAAGAACGTGACGGTGGTGATGCCAGTGGACTTCCTGGTGACGACCAAGTTCTCAAACGACGGGCCCGTGAAGGTGGTCTCAGACAAGGAGGGAGTGCCCCATGGCTGGATGAGCCTGGACTGCGGAGACAAGTCGATTGACCTTTTCAAGGAGCACGTGCTCTCGGCGAAGACGATAGTGTGGAACGGCCCTCTGGGCGTCTTCGAGTTCTCAAACTTCGCGAACGGAAGTAACCGGATGCTCGACCTGGTGATAGAGGCCACCCGTAACGGAGCGACGTCGATCATTGGCGGAGGGGACACTGCTGCGCTGGCTGAGTCCTCTGGCAAGGCTGACCAGTTCAGCCACGTGTCCACGGGCGGAGGCGCCTccctggagctgctggagggCAAGGTGCTTCCGGGCGTGGCATTCCTGACCGACAAGGCATAATTTACTAGTTCCCATAACCTACACGAGTACAGACTGTCACTGTGCCACAGTTAGTTTTTCAGTACTGATCTGCATATGGTTTTATTCAGTGATAGATGTAGACGTTgactgttttatttaattaggtatgtgtgtatgaatGTATTCTATATATATGGTAGGGTGTGTGTACAAATGATCGATTTACCAGTACTGATGGTACGCATCTATGTGTGCATATCTTTATGGGTGTGGTCATACACGAACACATGTATATGACCAGACAAGTGCAGATACATACCAATATAACCAAATGGGTATATAGACACGTGTAAATAAGGATGTGTACGCAGCATTGAACACACAATGGGCGTGGTAAAAGACACGTAAAATCTGTAGATCCATGTGAGTTGGGAATGGGATCTAAATATCATAGGGATCATTGTGGTGAGGTGTGTACGTTCTGAAGACCAATTGTGGGAAATGGCAAAATAATGAAACAACATCACATTAACACCATAATCGAATGGTGCAACACAAAGGTGAATCGAGTGGTGATCTGGTGATGATATGTGTGCGTAAATAGGGCAAAACAGTGGTGAAGAAAAGTACGAAACGCCTCTGGTAGCAACCATCACCACAACCAATTTTGAATCTATTAAATAGATCCGGCCGTACTGTTAGagtgaataaaaatcacaCCAAGTATTCgacaaaatataaaagatAAGATTGAATAGACAACCGTAACCAACTCCATCCAATACTTAATGAAAGTTGCAAACATCTGAGTGATTGATAGCTACTCCAAACAGGAGTTTTAGAGGTGTTTTTAGTATTATCGCGTCCCCACagataatattaaaaaaaacaaactatCCCTAGACGTAATAGcgttattttgtaaaatattgataatgaGGCTCATGCTGATCTACCTGTGGATTTTCAAAATCCACACCAACGCGGTCAAGACACTAACGACCATTGACATAAGCAAGGATATTGAAGACGTAAAAATCGGACGACACGACACCAACTTGAGCAACACAAAGGAGTACAACGTCACCATTAAGCCAGATCTGAAGATATCCAAGGTGGTCGACGGCGATATCCGCATTTGGCAGAACGCATATGGAGGCGAGAAGTGCACTTTCTGCCACGTGTGGAACTACAAAAAGAAGCCCGTGCTCGTGATGCTGTTCATTCAGCAGTTCAACGACTTCTACGTCATCATGAGATACAGGCTTTTTCACGGCACCTGGGTTCCCATCACCAAAACGCTCTACAACGAGATCTCAAAATCAATTGCCGACTTCACTGGCGACGAGTTCGACCTCGAGGTCGACATAAATCAGCGGTTCAACCCCGACATGCTCACGATCCACGTTTCTGCGTTCGACCAGTACACCAGCTACAAGCTGACGCCTGCCGTGGGCTACCACATCGACAAGGTGAGGTTCGCCCAAACCATGCTTTGGCAGCGCACTGAGTACCAGGAGGAGGTACTCGAAATTGTGCTCCTGGTCAACGACGGCAGATTCGAGTACATGAGCATCATGTATGAGACTTACTACGAGACTGCCGACACCATCTACTTCAAATACGAGTCGAGGTGGGAGCGCACGTCCCGGGAGGACTTCTTCCACAAACCGGACCCGCCGAGGACCCTGAAACCACACGTTTTCTTCTCCGAGCGGCGGAACGAGGACTACAACAGGCCCGGCGAGGGCACCGAGTCCGCCTCCTCAGGACAACCTGATGACGCGGACGAAGTTCCTCCGGGCACTGCGCGATTCCGTGGCCTAACCAGCAGGCCGTTCTTCGGAAACACTCGGCAGTCTTCGGCAAGTGCAGCTGCGTCTGGATCCTCTGCCACCTTCCCGTCGAGTCCACAGGCCTCCTCGAGTCCCGGGCCTTCTGGGCTGCCAAGATCTGGCATTCAAACATACTATGCGCAGCCCTCAGACAGCAAAGATGCGCAGGACGCAACTCCCAAGCAGTTGAGCAGCGACCTCTTCAAAAAGCCGGAGCCTCCAAAGCAGAAACACCGCCTAGAGCTCAACCCTGCCGACTTAGTAAGGCCCTGGGAGCGAACTCACAAGGTCAGGCCGCCCCTGACCACTGGCGGCAGCTTTAGCGGGAGCCGCAATTTTCACCACTCTGCGCACTCCAAGTTTTCTCCGAAAGGTTACGTTAGAGTATGGAAGGGCTTGGCTCCGGCCACCTTCTGCTATCCTTCGCAAGTAGCCCGTGACATGTCCAGGCCTCAGTCTAGGATCGACTCCCAGCCCTCAACTTCTAAAGACCAGCCTTCGAAATCCGGGGGCAGgccttcatcttcctctgaAAAGCGCGAAAAAGACTCCAAGGATTCTCAGGGCTCCGGCAGTGAGAAATATGAGAATCCTGCTACCTCCTTCAGCTACAGGCAGACTCGTTCCCGGGGTTCGATCTACCGACCCATGCCCGTTTACCTGTGCGACCACAATGTTAACCAGCAGCCTCCCGAAGTTGCGACCATCGAGCCCACTTCAGGGCGACAATCATCTCCAATTTCCGAACTCATAACCAGTGTGTACCCCGAGCTAAGTGGAGAAAATCCCGATCTAACCGACGTGCCCGAGAACTACATGAGCATTCTCGAGCGGTCCGAAAACCAGCTGGAGAGCGACCTTTCCAACTTCGAGGAGTACCTTGAAGAGTTCGAGGAGTACGAGTTCACCAACAAGCGCCACAAGAGGAGGAAGGGCGACAGCAACTTCTTCCAGGAGAAcgaaaaaattaaaactgaCGTTCTGAACGGCGTGGCTCTTAACTTACACGAAATTCATGACAGTCATCCCGACTACATCGTCGAGTGTCAGTCCTACTACGGCGTGCCTGTCTTCAAAATTACGCCAACTGGCAGTGTCCATTTCAACAGCGTTTTGGCTGGCGACAAGATTGCCTGGACAAACCACAACTTCGGCACCTGCCACGTCGTAAAGGCTGTGGTCATGAACGGCCGCTACAGTGCCATTGAAATCCTCGTCAAGAGGATAAGCAACTTGAGCTACTTGCACTACAAGTATGAGAAGGGCTACTACACGAGCGTGCACACACCAACATACATGACCTTCGTGACAAAATATGCAGCAGAATTGTACGAAGAGTACAAAAAGAGGGCTGAAAATATTCAAGATAGGCTCGGAAACCGAGAAGAGCGAGAAAAAATGACCCAGGCTATCCTAAAGGAGCAAGAGGAGATATCAAAGGAGTGCTACAAGCAATACATGAGCGGCGAGACTACATTGTTGGAGTCTGGCGTCGAACCGTTCAGCTTAACTGCGAAAAGACGAATACGAGTTAGGAAGAGAAAAAAGCCATCAGACCCGCCAGCAAACTCTTAAAACACTAATAAGGTTTAAATGGCAATCAGGGAATGTAATTATATGATTCCCGGGAATCAAAGTAGTTTAAAATGCTAAGACAAGTATTTAGAACTCGAAAACGGAGAGTCGGATgcaattgtaaaatagataacGAGAGCAACAGTCTGAAGAGTTGAGATTCCTGGGGGATCGgaaataattatatatccCAAACCATAACACACatttgaaatgtgtaattgtAATGTAGTTTATTCTAGACATACACGTTAGTGGTCAGTATATGGGCAAATTACATATCGATTCAGCATCAAATGGCACCTTGGAATAGCGTGCTAGCACCTCGATGCTTCAAGActgaacaacaacattcataactaaaatataaaattacacattccTAACTAAGGGAAGATGTTaaacaagtgtgtaaaactaattttaatattggCCCTGGTTGTGGCAGTGGCCTTCGGTGTTTCCTTTCTGCCTTTCAGCCTCTCAGATAAGTTCAAGCAAGTAGCAGAAAAAGTCACTTCTCACATCAAAGGTCTCGCCGGTCTTAACAAAAACGGCGGAGCAAAACTTAATTTGGACTTCGCTAAACGCGACAACTACAAACTTGGGGAATTCAATGTTGTGTTTGAAAAGGTCAACAACGTGCCCAAGGAAGGATTCCACAAGTTTGTACACAAGGGCGAGAATGACGCAGTTCTCGAC from Theileria orientalis strain Shintoku DNA, chromosome 1, complete genome encodes the following:
- a CDS encoding phosphoglycerate kinase, which produces MESLHFSKLGLKDIADKLPGKRVLMRVDYNVPIKQGKVADLTRVKATIPSINFLLENKVKSVVLMSHCGRPDGETVEKYSLMPVVEPLKELLGRKVTFLDDCVGEAVVKECQDPEEGSIFLLENLRFHGEEEGTKKGFKLDNRLIEKFRRSLSKLGDIFVNDAFGTAHRAHSSMVGIDMKLRVAGFLMKRELDYFAKVMENPERPFLAILGGAKVKDKVKLIMSLLEKVDALIIGGAMAYTFKNVLMGMPVGNSLFDAESTHLVKDIVDMAKEKNVTVVMPVDFLVTTKFSNDGPVKVVSDKEGVPHGWMSLDCGDKSIDLFKEHVLSAKTIVWNGPLGVFEFSNFANGSNRMLDLVIEATRNGATSIIGGGDTAALAESSGKADQFSHVSTGGGASLELLEGKVLPGVAFLTDKA
- a CDS encoding uncharacterized protein (RNA recognition motif, RNP-1 domain containing protein) — protein: MSALYDSISTERVYWDKKSCSTKNEWLDKIAHSSTVYVGNLAFSTPEERIHEVLQAAGEIDRIVLGLNSIQKSPCGFAFVIYKDVKSAKRAIKMFKGCIIDGRVIRVDADPGDNVDESRRFARGINGYQWRDAFRKEFDTSRGGQGLGVDHEILNQRLKVPQIMSSTLTDNTRMLR
- a CDS encoding 60S ribosomal protein L35, which codes for MEKLRVFELRNKTDAELLKQLEELKQELATFRVSKVTATGTSKLSKITLVRKAVAKVLTVYNQRKKEEARKKYKKLSKTPLNLRPKLTRAKRKALTTKQLTLKTIKERKRTENLPKRKYALLA
- a CDS encoding uncharacterized protein (vacuolar protein sorting 36 family protein) — encoded protein: MRFFSDLTSSYLRSMFNNKFNFSRSNVYETFFGLKGENSISIRNFSTRSKNDLLKDWKNYREASRSFLTTSLSSSKFAYDPNSLSTLPKSYESHIQNDVKLRSCLGVNPLFTHYVNPLSIVKFTTKYLLSFRFFFIYMARTTFQAARPLLAFCVFGEIMKLVLANLSGGLPAYLFSFVLAFEVFYFFLQLYISYTFLMMFFTVIDKIVEETVLVLEQLKVGIGVLKRFYDCTEGVLTSYRLSFKYYNNRTRTVYISSITSVKISNAFFQEYILLQSGAIRYYISCSEVEKLYSELLRLMKLNEENQVLSRTTTIGGISRVESTKKEKIEEAESVHASISNLKELKKKTQTVKNVLVKLTKCEREGFNKSIDQIFKKLGVENVFKLKEETVDKEVMEQIRKLASVVLAKNETVLLYELYCATNRLTLSSLLKPAEFFEYVRTLESQGHCTVHKIGRTYLLTRSTKEDGKEDLCKDLLQLVRTGPTDCSRLAREKNIPASLALLKLSVAEKSGLVVRDDAVGQSYYYYNHFVAYQITQ
- a CDS encoding uncharacterized protein (ABC transporter related domain containing protein), whose amino-acid sequence is MKFSHNLFIFIIFLLTYKNYKYTVSSFRHLNTHNTHDYNLKCNILKSLQKDYVNVTPISTANTTLDIKKDYSLKSDWIPSKFNNEKSSSAYFDWNFKDLFPSRRYSKGGVLLDVKDASIWLGDRILFEKVSFSVNTGECVGIVGNNGVGKSSMFDAIYDRLSGANSAKDSMSISLDVTFNVKDDSRGGEDYTQNSHLYSFILKLMEVGQVTAQELAELYENFEESESKVLPIYSLSGVGYMRQNYTLDLDHNATVSELISRVFVTYNSCNKAIEYVEANLEYFNSLISVEQCSKIASDILSLYNSEGKLMRQRLKEMNTLISKLLPIFGMESMVESRVGSLSGGFKMRLYLFLLLLHSPNLLLLDEPTNNLDTTTVKFLIDVLNYLMKNTKLSVLVVSHDTRLLNSICTSIFQMTGDGSITPYRGNFDDFVLKGTSEKNIRNARIEKLRKNINTLSKDIEELRVSQKGSKKALKVTISQKEELLNKYQEELDGLVGSPLSKYTKTYNRVLFNDSNSFNAIFQKMLNKNAILNRGQMLNSFGPLFKLIDVTLDTEAGKRVFEKLNLTVYPTDRIVLLGDNGIGKTTLLKLLFKSQASFRDNPILSRISSIDRKIMNEDINNNRVERGSKTWELFEKINKYNRETMNDEHSVYEAGDIEYRILVNEPFNFKLVEGLMSVNQAKLSYYSQNCSNILNYKKTVYSLLREYVGDRVDMELLTDYMGCFHLRDYVDSQVSDLSFGERSRLLLSLLLINKSHFLLLDEPTNHLDLFMKKVLKLVVNSIYKGGFMIATHDLDFIRDLSTVNAFVYIYSKDRVFKFSQRFGEEYLNFKSEYPDADRAKTLEFLNRLSRDKSFTSIDSSVFEEELKTVKRQPRKKKTHPPRDPNDRSRIKNIKRWK